In Dehalococcoidia bacterium, the sequence GGCCGCCTCGTCGCGCTCGACTACCAGCTCCAGAACGGCGACGTCGTCGAGATCGTGTCGTCGAAGCACCCGCGCGGGCCGTCGCGCGACTGGCTCAACCAGAATCTCGGCTACATCAAGACGGGCCACTCGCGCGAGAAGATCCGCCAGTGGTTCAAGCGCCAGGAGCGCGCCGAGAACATCGATCGCGGCCGCGAGATCATCGATAAGGAACTGCGTCGCATGAACCTCGTGCTCAGCGAGTGTCAGGACGAGGTGCTGCGCATCTTCAAGTTCGATAATCTCGACGATTTCCTCGCCGCGCTCGGCTACGGCGGCGTCAGCACGTCGCACATCGCGACGCGCCTCGCGCCCTTGATCCATCGTGACGAAGAAGAAGATCTGCCGACGGTCGATGGCACGCTCGCGCCGGTCACCAGCCACACCGTGCAGGTGCTCGGCACCGGCGACCTGTTGACGACGATCGCGCGCTGCTGCAACGCCGTGCCCGGCGACCGCATCATCGGCTTCGTCACGCGCAGCCGCGGCGTCACGATCCACCGCGCCGACTGCTACAACGTCCTCCACGAAGACGAGAAGGAGCGCCTCGTCGACGTCGAGTGGGGACGCAGCGACGCGGCGGCGTACCCCGTCGGCGTCGTCATCGAAGCGTGGGACCGCGTCGGCCTGCTGCGCGACGTCTCGACCCTCGTCTCCGACGAGAAGGTGAATATGCTCGGCGTGCGCACCGAACACGCCGACCGCACGACGAACGTCTATCTCACGCTCGAGACGACGGGCATCCCGCAACTCAGCCGCGTCATGGCGCGCCTCGAATCGGTGCGCGGCGTCATCACCGTCACGCGCGAGCGCGAAGGCCACCGGCGCACCACCAGCGGCTCCCTCTGACCATGGGCATCGTCCGCACGGATGCGGGGCTCGGCAAACTCGTCGAAGGCGACCACTGGACGCCCGTCGCGCAAAATCTCGGCTTCACGGAAGGCCCCGTCTGGCACCCCGACGGATCGCTGCTCTTCAGCGACATCCCCAACGACCGCGTGCACCGCCTCCGCGGCGGTGCCCTCGACGTCTACCGCGAGCCCAGCGGCAACGCCAACGGCCTCACGCTCGATCTCGATACCAACCTGCTTGCCTGCGAGCACGGCACCCGGCGCGTCTCACGCGAACGCGGCGGCGAGATCGAAACGATCGCGTCGCACTACGATGGCAAGCGGCTGAACAGCCCAAACGACATCGTCGTGCGCAGCGACGGCCGAATCTTCTTCACCGACCCGCCGTACGGCATCACGGAAGAGCAGCGCGAGCTGCCGTACAACGGCGTCTTCACGCTGGCGCCCGACGGCGAACTGTCGCTGCTCGTCTCGGACTTCGACCGTCCGAACGGGCTCGCCTTATCGCCCGACGAGCGCACCCTATACATCGCGGACACCGCTCGACTGCACGTGCGCGCGCTCGACGTCGCAGTCGACGGCGCGCTGTCGAACGGCCGCGTCTTCGCCGATATGGCCGAAGGCGGCCGCCCCGATGGCATGAAAGTCGACGTCGAAGGCCGGGTCTACGTCGCCGCCGGCGCCCTGCAGGTCTTCGCTTCCGACGGCAAGCCGCTCGGCGTGCTCGACTGCCCCGAATCGCCCGCGAATTGCGCCTGGGGCGAAGACGGCTCGACGCTCTACATCACCGCCCGCACCGGCGTCTACCGCCTGCGATTCAACATCCGCGGCATCGCGGCACATCTCCGGTAGCGAAGCGCCGGCGTCCCACCGCGATTGCCGACAGCGCGGCGCGCACCACGTGGTGTGCTATATTCCGCGCCGATGATCAAGCTGTGCTCGCTGCTCGCAACCTTGCGTTCTTCGCGTGCGCAGCGTGCGGCGGCGATGACGCCGACGTCCAGTCGCCGGTCGAAGGCATGCTGCAGGACGTGAGCGGGTCGGCGGCCGGCGAGCCCGAGTCGATCACGCTCGTCAGCGATGCCGGCGACACGCTGGAGTTCACCGTCGAACTGCTCGAGCCGGGCAGCGTCAACGTCGAGCACCTGC encodes:
- a CDS encoding SMP-30/gluconolactonase/LRE family protein; the encoded protein is MGIVRTDAGLGKLVEGDHWTPVAQNLGFTEGPVWHPDGSLLFSDIPNDRVHRLRGGALDVYREPSGNANGLTLDLDTNLLACEHGTRRVSRERGGEIETIASHYDGKRLNSPNDIVVRSDGRIFFTDPPYGITEEQRELPYNGVFTLAPDGELSLLVSDFDRPNGLALSPDERTLYIADTARLHVRALDVAVDGALSNGRVFADMAEGGRPDGMKVDVEGRVYVAAGALQVFASDGKPLGVLDCPESPANCAWGEDGSTLYITARTGVYRLRFNIRGIAAHLR